Within the Fundidesulfovibrio putealis DSM 16056 genome, the region TTGCGAAACGCAGGCCTGCCTGCCCGACGCGATCCAGCTGTTCACGCCCTGCACGGTGGGCAACGGGTGGCTTCGCATCCACGACCTGGGCCGCTACGCGCTGACCCTCTACGACAAATACACCGGCAAGGGCTTCCGCACTTTTCTCGACCCTTCCAAGTTCGGGCCTTTCCCCGAGATCGAAGGCTGGTTCCTGAAGCGTAAGGCCAAGAAGGACCAGGACACTGCCGTGCTGCAGGAAGAGATCTTCTCGGCGGGAGACTCCATCCTGACCACCCGCGCCGTGGAGGTCAGCCCGGCCTTTCTCGGCAAATATTCCAAGGGCGACATCGCCGTCTGCACCGTCTGCGGCGAGGCCTATCCCTCCAAGCACGGCAGCGTCTGCCTGGGCTGCACCGGGCGCGACCCCGTGGTGCGGGCAGCTGTCAGGCCGTGCCTGCACGCCGTCCCCGTGGAGGAGGCCGTGGGCCGCCAGGCCCTGCACGACATGACCCAGGTGGAGCCGGGCAAGTCCAAGGACGCGGCCTTCACGCGCGGCCAGACCTTCGGCGCCCAGGATCTGTGCCGCCTGCAACGCATGGGCCGCATGCACGTGTACGTGGCCGGTGAGGACAACTCCGCCGAAGGGTTCATCCACGAGGACGACGCTGCCAAGGCCCTGGCCGAGGCCCTGTGCCGAAACGGGGCAATGGTCCAGGCCGGTCCCCCGCGCGAGGGCAAGATCACCCTGCTGGCGCAGCGCGACGGCCTGTTCACCGTGGACCGTGACCGCCTTGCAGCGCTGAACGCCCTGGCCGACGTGGCCCTGTCCGTGCGCCACGACGGCACGGTGGTGAAAAGCGGCCAGCCCGTGGGTGGCGTGCGCGCCATCCCGCTCTTTCTCGGGCAGGACACTTTGGAGCGGGCCATGCGCCTGGTTGACGCCGGTGCCGGAGCGGGAGCGATTGCCGAGGTGCGCCCCATGCGCGCAGCCAAGGCCGGTGCGCTCATCACCGGGACAGAGGTGTTCACCGGACTCGTGGAGGACAAATTCGCGGACGTGCTGTCCGCAAAACTCAAGGCGCTGGGCTCGGAGCTGGCCGAGGTGCACTTCGCCCCGGACAACGCCGCCGAGATTGCCGCCGGAGTGCGCGAACTGCTGGACGCCGGGTGCGACCTGGTGCTGACCAGCGCCGGCATGAGCGTGGACCCCGGCGACGTGACCATGCAGGGGCTCGTGGACGCGGGCGTCACGGACGTGCTGTTCGGCATGCCGGTGCTGCCCGGAAACATGACGCTTCTGGGGCGCATCGGCAGCGTGCCCGTGATGGGCGTGCCCGCCTGCGCGCTGTTCCACGCGGTCACCAGCCTGGACCTGTTGCTGCCCAGGGTGCTGGCCGGGCAGAGCATCACCCGCGCGTTTCTGGCCCGCATGGGCCACGGCGGGTTCTGCCTGAACTGCGCCCGCTGCACCTTCCCGCACTGCCCCTTCGGCAAATAGCGAGAATTCCGCCGGTCGCGCGTCCGTGATCTCAGCTTGCATTACAGGCGGGATTACGGGCGCGCGAACAGGGCCTGGTAGGAACCGTCCGCCTTCATGTCCCGCAGGGCCTTGGCCACAGCCTCCACGATGGGGGCATGCTTGCGGTTGAGGTAGAGGTACATCTCGCGTTTCGCCAGGGGGGGCTGCAAAACCCTGGCTCCTTGGACGTCCAGCTCCCGGATGAAGTGTTCCCCGCCGAAGCGCTCGTAGATGATGACGTCCACCCGCTTGGCCTTGAGCAGGGCGAAGAGCTGCTGGGGCGTGGCCACCTTGGTCAGTTGGGCGGCCTTCACGTTCTCGTCGAGAATCTTCCATCCCTGAATGTATCCCACGCTGTACTTGCCGAGGCTCTCCCAGCCGTTCACCTCCACGGCGGGGTCCAGGGCGAAGGCCGTGAACTCGTAGGCCATGTTGCTCTCGGGCACCTGGATCAGGTCGGGGTAGCTCTTCTCAAGGCCCGCGATGCGGTTGTTGTCGCCGTCGATGCCTCCGGAATTGGCCTCGGCCAGCGCGCGCTCGCTGGGCAGCGTCACGAAGCGTACCCCCATGTTGATGCGCAGGAAGGCTTCGCGCTGCAGGCGGTCCAGCATGCCGTTGCCGTCGGGCGTGCTGAGGGGCGGGGCGATGGTGGTCCCTATGGTGAGCGGCTGCCAGGACTGTGCATGCGACGGGGACCACCATGTCGCGGCAA harbors:
- a CDS encoding FmdE family protein; the protein is MHATVCNLTREEYLKRITEFHNYAAPGLLVGGFMVDAARRELPEGTLFEALCETQACLPDAIQLFTPCTVGNGWLRIHDLGRYALTLYDKYTGKGFRTFLDPSKFGPFPEIEGWFLKRKAKKDQDTAVLQEEIFSAGDSILTTRAVEVSPAFLGKYSKGDIAVCTVCGEAYPSKHGSVCLGCTGRDPVVRAAVRPCLHAVPVEEAVGRQALHDMTQVEPGKSKDAAFTRGQTFGAQDLCRLQRMGRMHVYVAGEDNSAEGFIHEDDAAKALAEALCRNGAMVQAGPPREGKITLLAQRDGLFTVDRDRLAALNALADVALSVRHDGTVVKSGQPVGGVRAIPLFLGQDTLERAMRLVDAGAGAGAIAEVRPMRAAKAGALITGTEVFTGLVEDKFADVLSAKLKALGSELAEVHFAPDNAAEIAAGVRELLDAGCDLVLTSAGMSVDPGDVTMQGLVDAGVTDVLFGMPVLPGNMTLLGRIGSVPVMGVPACALFHAVTSLDLLLPRVLAGQSITRAFLARMGHGGFCLNCARCTFPHCPFGK
- a CDS encoding substrate-binding periplasmic protein → MRNTIAAVLLALAATWWSPSHAQSWQPLTIGTTIAPPLSTPDGNGMLDRLQREAFLRINMGVRFVTLPSERALAEANSGGIDGDNNRIAGLEKSYPDLIQVPESNMAYEFTAFALDPAVEVNGWESLGKYSVGYIQGWKILDENVKAAQLTKVATPQQLFALLKAKRVDVIIYERFGGEHFIRELDVQGARVLQPPLAKREMYLYLNRKHAPIVEAVAKALRDMKADGSYQALFARP